Proteins from a single region of Armatimonadota bacterium:
- a CDS encoding FHA domain-containing protein: MPGCSRCGAESAADSRFCQSCGHELERFAPLADDDTIIMRLVTGESGSRPRESPGRAHLWLLEPTGRQVERAAELSGDQPVVIGRRADSTVVLPSNTVSRRHAQIWRDDDRYFVSDLGSTNGTLLNGEPVIGAERLSDRDEIAVGIYKLIFRNT, encoded by the coding sequence ATGCCCGGATGCTCGCGGTGCGGCGCGGAGAGCGCCGCCGATAGCCGTTTCTGCCAGAGCTGCGGGCACGAACTCGAGCGCTTCGCGCCGCTGGCGGATGACGACACCATCATCATGCGGCTGGTGACGGGGGAGAGCGGCTCCCGGCCACGGGAATCCCCGGGGCGCGCCCACCTGTGGCTGCTCGAGCCCACCGGGCGGCAAGTCGAGCGGGCGGCGGAGTTATCCGGTGATCAACCGGTGGTGATCGGGCGTCGCGCCGACTCGACGGTGGTGCTACCGTCCAACACCGTATCGCGCCGTCACGCCCAGATCTGGCGCGACGACGACCGCTACTTCGTGAGCGACCTGGGCAGCACCAACGGCACCCTGCTCAACGGCGAGCCGGTCATCGGCGCCGAGCGCCTGAGCGACCGCGACGAGATCGCCGTCGGCATCTACAAGCTCATCTTCCGCAATACCTGA
- a CDS encoding glycosyltransferase, which translates to MRVGFIPYDDDIANPASRLRGFEVVRGLRALGVDAQVVTPQAAGGCDAIVLAKYALRSAPACLRLMTELQARGAKVIFDFADDLERVLRQTLAGLRALPIRERWSARLELRRQARALFRMLAQAHHVTVSAGPLRGIAERRGAPCTVVADAIAPEFFFAQKRHATHNPTAIVWTGYVHNVTYIELVEEALERLARRRDIEVRFITSRRRLHPYRGTKDNRQIVSSYRFPARFVEWRMDNCWSELFAGDIGIAPVPPGIIKSANKAATYMAMGLPVVASRSDDYVRAVEQPGAGYVCATSREWEHALDELVSAPEARARMGAAGRAAATEMFSMEAVARQWRNLIERVLDSS; encoded by the coding sequence ATGCGCGTGGGCTTCATCCCCTATGACGACGACATCGCCAATCCGGCCAGCCGCTTGCGGGGCTTCGAGGTCGTCCGCGGACTGCGCGCCCTGGGCGTGGATGCGCAGGTGGTGACACCGCAAGCCGCGGGAGGGTGCGACGCCATCGTCCTCGCCAAGTACGCGCTCAGGAGCGCGCCGGCATGCCTGCGGCTGATGACGGAGCTGCAAGCGCGGGGCGCCAAGGTCATCTTCGACTTCGCTGACGACCTGGAGCGAGTGCTGCGGCAGACGCTGGCGGGCTTGCGGGCGCTGCCCATCCGCGAGCGCTGGTCGGCGCGCCTGGAGCTGCGCCGTCAGGCGCGGGCGTTGTTTCGCATGCTGGCCCAGGCGCACCACGTCACCGTCTCCGCCGGGCCCCTGCGGGGCATCGCCGAGCGGCGGGGTGCACCGTGCACCGTCGTGGCGGACGCGATCGCCCCGGAGTTCTTCTTCGCCCAGAAGCGGCACGCGACCCACAACCCGACGGCGATCGTGTGGACCGGCTACGTGCACAACGTGACGTATATCGAATTGGTGGAGGAAGCGCTGGAACGCCTGGCGCGCCGCCGCGACATCGAGGTGCGTTTCATTACCTCGCGCCGGCGCCTACACCCCTATCGGGGCACGAAAGACAATCGCCAGATCGTCTCCTCCTATCGGTTCCCGGCACGGTTCGTGGAGTGGCGCATGGACAACTGCTGGAGCGAGCTGTTCGCGGGCGACATCGGCATCGCGCCGGTGCCGCCGGGCATCATCAAGTCCGCCAACAAGGCGGCGACCTACATGGCGATGGGGCTGCCGGTGGTCGCCAGTCGCAGCGATGACTATGTGCGCGCAGTCGAGCAACCGGGGGCCGGTTACGTGTGCGCGACTTCGCGGGAGTGGGAGCATGCGCTCGACGAGCTGGTGAGTGCCCCCGAAGCGCGGGCGCGCATGGGCGCCGCCGGCCGCGCCGCGGCCACGGAGATGTTCTCGATGGAGGCGGTGGCCCGCCAATGGCGCAACCTGATCGAACGCGTGCTCGATTCGTCATGA
- a CDS encoding MBL fold metallo-hydrolase, whose protein sequence is MTIRYLGHASFLVAAADGANIVFDPYQPGAFNGAIGYGRMSEPAAVVAISHDHADHNFAAGVPGSPQVIRTPGAHWAGSVRLRGIAAKHDASNGEARGDNVVFCAEIDGVRLCHLGDLGHELSDAQVTEIGPVEVLLCPVGGTFTIDCEGATRVMQALRPRITIPMHFKTPKANLPIAPVDDFLRGKHNVRREGGSEITVTPETLPPEPLLIVLEPAL, encoded by the coding sequence ATGACGATTCGCTACCTGGGCCATGCGAGCTTCTTGGTCGCCGCTGCCGACGGCGCTAACATCGTGTTCGATCCGTATCAACCGGGGGCCTTCAACGGCGCCATCGGCTACGGCCGGATGAGCGAGCCGGCCGCAGTCGTCGCCATCTCCCACGATCACGCCGATCACAACTTCGCGGCGGGTGTGCCGGGCAGTCCGCAGGTCATAAGGACCCCCGGCGCCCATTGGGCGGGCTCGGTGCGGTTACGCGGGATCGCCGCCAAACACGACGCGTCGAACGGGGAGGCACGCGGCGACAACGTCGTCTTCTGTGCCGAGATTGACGGCGTGCGCCTGTGTCATCTCGGCGACCTTGGCCATGAGTTGAGCGATGCGCAGGTGACGGAGATCGGGCCGGTGGAGGTCCTGCTCTGCCCGGTAGGCGGCACCTTCACCATCGACTGCGAGGGGGCGACGCGGGTGATGCAGGCGCTGAGGCCGCGAATCACGATCCCCATGCACTTCAAGACGCCCAAGGCGAACCTGCCGATTGCACCCGTGGACGACTTCCTGCGCGGCAAGCACAACGTACGCCGAGAGGGGGGATCCGAGATCACCGTGACCCCGGAGACCCTGCCCCCCGAGCCACTGCTGATCGTGCTCGAACCGGCGCTATGA
- a CDS encoding sugar-binding protein, which translates to MTTPCQRSMGASPVISARRARQRGAGPGAAAVTALLAGWVCWCASANVSVPLNCAARQVVAPVTIDGKLDEWEEAQPVVLAGESHWRAAQPGAEYGGSSDVAARFYAAWDRNRLYLAIEAYDDDLAPPGDAEDMLQGDCIIVAVDARNDATQGYDEDDSEFGFAYTPAGPYSWRWFPLKRAGRPSPVKVAVVREVKPGAVKAGIPPIKLTYEIAIPWSELHGASPGEGEALGFDIVVNDVDGNRRHGWLEWTSGILGIKDPSRFGNIVLTVTAPPAPEQPAPAP; encoded by the coding sequence GTGACAACGCCCTGCCAGCGGAGCATGGGCGCCTCGCCCGTGATCTCCGCGCGGCGCGCTCGACAACGCGGCGCGGGGCCGGGGGCGGCCGCAGTGACGGCGCTGCTCGCCGGATGGGTCTGCTGGTGCGCCTCGGCCAACGTGTCGGTGCCGCTGAACTGCGCCGCCCGTCAAGTCGTCGCCCCGGTGACGATTGACGGCAAGCTCGACGAGTGGGAGGAAGCCCAGCCAGTAGTGCTGGCGGGGGAATCACACTGGCGCGCGGCCCAGCCCGGGGCGGAATACGGCGGCTCCAGTGACGTAGCCGCGAGATTCTACGCCGCCTGGGACCGTAATCGCCTGTACCTCGCGATCGAGGCCTACGACGACGATCTGGCGCCGCCCGGGGATGCGGAAGATATGCTCCAAGGAGACTGCATCATCGTGGCGGTGGATGCGCGCAACGATGCCACCCAGGGGTATGACGAGGACGACAGCGAGTTCGGCTTCGCCTACACTCCGGCGGGTCCGTACTCCTGGCGCTGGTTCCCGCTTAAGCGCGCGGGCCGGCCGTCGCCGGTCAAGGTGGCGGTGGTGCGGGAGGTGAAGCCGGGAGCGGTGAAGGCCGGCATTCCCCCGATCAAGCTCACCTACGAGATCGCCATCCCCTGGTCGGAGCTGCACGGCGCCAGCCCCGGGGAGGGGGAGGCGCTCGGTTTCGACATCGTGGTCAACGACGTTGACGGCAACCGCCGACACGGCTGGCTCGAGTGGACGTCGGGGATCCTGGGCATCAAGGACCCGTCTCGCTTCGGCAACATCGTGCTGACGGTCACCGCGCCCCCCGCTCCCGAGCAGCCGGCGCCGGCGCCATAG
- a CDS encoding glycosyltransferase family 2 protein has protein sequence MAQPDARELDLSICIVNWNTRDLLRDCLRSLEATVTGHGFERIVVDNASSDGSAAMVAAEFPQAHLIANRDNLGYAAANNQAFRAARGRYLLTLNPDTVALPDTLDYMVRYMDAHPQVGVTTAKLVYPDGSPQSSCLAFPSLLTEFADLSGLQRRYPRSALWGRYIMAGWAHDETREVDQPMGTCLLARREVLEAVGGLDERFPLYFNDVDWCYRIKRAGWRIMFLAEPRLIHHRRAVGDKLGPRRIVEHFRGKRRYFRKHYALPGFIADWLLNVVFLGARYLRLRGRWQVARWRGRSIQDSRIGETAASLKVYLGIGERGSGWRPPE, from the coding sequence ATGGCGCAGCCCGACGCGCGAGAGCTGGACCTATCCATCTGCATCGTCAACTGGAACACCCGCGACTTGCTGCGCGACTGCCTGCGCTCCCTGGAGGCGACCGTCACCGGGCACGGGTTCGAGCGCATCGTCGTGGACAATGCCTCCTCCGATGGCAGCGCGGCAATGGTGGCCGCCGAGTTCCCGCAGGCCCACCTGATCGCCAACCGCGACAACCTCGGCTACGCCGCCGCCAACAACCAGGCCTTCCGCGCCGCCCGCGGGCGCTACCTGCTGACCCTCAACCCCGACACCGTGGCCCTGCCCGACACCCTCGATTACATGGTGCGTTACATGGACGCCCATCCCCAGGTGGGAGTCACCACCGCGAAACTGGTGTACCCCGACGGCTCGCCGCAGAGCTCCTGTCTCGCGTTCCCCTCGCTGCTGACGGAGTTCGCCGACCTCTCGGGCTTGCAGCGCAGATACCCGCGCAGCGCCCTCTGGGGGCGCTACATCATGGCCGGCTGGGCGCACGATGAGACGCGCGAGGTGGATCAACCCATGGGCACCTGCCTGCTGGCGCGCCGGGAGGTGCTGGAGGCGGTGGGCGGGCTGGACGAGCGCTTCCCATTGTATTTCAACGACGTGGACTGGTGCTATCGCATCAAGCGCGCGGGCTGGAGAATCATGTTTCTGGCGGAGCCGCGGCTGATTCACCACCGCCGCGCGGTGGGCGACAAGCTCGGGCCGCGCCGCATCGTCGAGCACTTCCGGGGGAAGCGCCGCTATTTCCGCAAGCACTACGCGCTGCCGGGCTTCATCGCCGACTGGCTGCTCAACGTTGTGTTTCTGGGCGCGCGCTACCTGCGCCTGCGCGGGCGCTGGCAGGTCGCCCGCTGGCGCGGCCGTTCGATTCAGGATTCGCGCATCGGCGAGACGGCGGCGAGCCTCAAGGTGTATCTCGGTATCGGCGAGAGAGGAAGCGGCTGGCGCCCGCCGGAATAG
- a CDS encoding glycosyltransferase has translation MRILLVPRNFMPTCVGSAAMFTLDLAHALGARDQVRILWGETDPHHPWEGPAAVCSGSHEGVETTTVTLPEPAEPNECLDLVNPLAVEAFGAGLDDFRPDLVHFQDLGPLSAAAVWECGERGLPVALTLRDYWATCHRRSLITAGGRACAGPEGGVRCAVEGCLLLPGDEWRPLTAEVRRNLSSLGRRQRSLQRAAAEPPIPPWYRALQRVPQPVKGLAPTWLRHLARRTAVGAAPDLWEPASRQDRDALVWAEWATAHSRFRFQMLERTLARVGLLTTPSPAVQGSLESAGGQPGRCLVLADGPQRERLAGWARKAGGRLTFAYLGAVHPARGLEALVRAFDRLPPGAARLIIAGPADGDYFAQLRGLAGGSEVLFLGRVAPHQLAAFFSEVDVVVLPSARREPMPGALSYARHLRLPVIAAAAGDLAQAVGAQGGGLTYPPGDIAALEACLSRFVDEPGLALALGEAAPAVAPAEEIAVRLREEYEGLTASDRPAGRR, from the coding sequence ATGCGCATCTTGCTCGTGCCCAGGAACTTCATGCCGACCTGCGTCGGCAGCGCAGCGATGTTCACCCTCGACCTCGCTCACGCCCTGGGCGCCCGCGACCAGGTGCGCATCCTGTGGGGCGAGACGGATCCGCACCACCCATGGGAAGGCCCGGCCGCTGTCTGCTCCGGCAGCCACGAAGGGGTCGAGACGACGACGGTCACCCTGCCCGAGCCGGCCGAGCCGAACGAATGCCTGGACCTGGTCAACCCCCTGGCGGTAGAAGCCTTCGGCGCCGGTCTCGACGACTTCCGCCCCGACCTGGTCCATTTTCAGGACCTCGGTCCGTTGTCGGCGGCGGCGGTGTGGGAGTGCGGCGAGCGCGGCCTCCCCGTTGCGCTGACCCTGCGCGACTACTGGGCGACATGCCATCGCCGGTCGCTCATCACCGCCGGCGGACGAGCGTGCGCGGGCCCCGAGGGCGGGGTGCGCTGTGCGGTTGAGGGCTGTCTGCTGCTGCCGGGCGACGAATGGCGTCCCCTGACCGCGGAGGTCCGGCGTAATCTCTCCAGCCTCGGCCGGCGCCAGCGCTCTCTGCAGCGCGCGGCGGCGGAGCCGCCGATACCGCCGTGGTACCGAGCACTGCAGCGGGTGCCGCAGCCGGTCAAGGGCCTCGCCCCCACGTGGCTGCGCCACCTGGCGCGGCGAACCGCGGTCGGCGCAGCGCCCGATCTCTGGGAGCCGGCGTCTCGCCAGGACCGCGACGCTCTGGTCTGGGCCGAATGGGCGACGGCCCACTCCCGGTTTCGGTTTCAGATGCTGGAGCGCACCCTGGCTCGCGTTGGGCTGTTGACAACCCCCTCGCCCGCGGTGCAGGGATCGCTGGAAAGCGCCGGCGGTCAACCTGGCCGCTGCCTGGTGCTGGCCGACGGCCCGCAGCGGGAGCGGCTGGCCGGGTGGGCCCGCAAGGCGGGCGGCAGGCTGACCTTCGCGTATCTGGGCGCCGTACATCCGGCGCGGGGGCTGGAGGCCCTGGTGCGCGCCTTTGACCGCCTGCCGCCGGGAGCCGCTCGCCTCATCATCGCCGGGCCCGCCGATGGCGACTACTTCGCCCAACTGCGCGGGCTTGCCGGCGGCAGCGAAGTGCTGTTCCTGGGGCGCGTGGCCCCGCACCAACTGGCGGCGTTCTTCAGCGAGGTGGATGTAGTCGTACTGCCTTCAGCGCGCCGCGAGCCGATGCCGGGGGCGTTGTCATACGCGCGGCACCTGCGGCTGCCGGTCATCGCTGCCGCTGCGGGCGACCTCGCGCAGGCCGTCGGTGCGCAGGGGGGCGGTCTCACCTATCCACCCGGAGACATCGCCGCCCTGGAGGCATGCCTGAGCCGTTTCGTGGACGAGCCAGGGCTGGCGCTGGCGCTGGGGGAAGCCGCTCCCGCCGTCGCCCCCGCCGAGGAGATCGCCGTGCGGCTGCGGGAGGAATACGAGGGATTGACCGCCTCCGACCGACCTGCGGGGAGACGATGA
- a CDS encoding methyltransferase domain-containing protein — protein sequence MKPDAQAPAGGRDGAAQLRARVAALEREVARREEFIQRVITSRPYRVWRALKRACGRGHQGLRCPPVEAPAPRPVAPPPAAAPAPVGSPRRTPSRGELGLRLSGVGVDISPLHSPVATDPQRSRVYYVDRLEAEQIRRHYPNMVERGLVMPDVVCDGGAGLAFGDSTLNFIIASHLLEHVHDPIGALRAWHRALRPGGHLLMVVPDPGRCADRSRLVTPIDHLIADHEAPSAERDLEHFREWAQFWDKCADGLAIEARARKLVEMGYAIHYHDWSAATLAQAMQCVQERYGCHWRGLVIPDVASAEGFVGLWEKLGSASG from the coding sequence ATGAAGCCGGATGCACAAGCGCCGGCCGGAGGCCGGGATGGCGCCGCTCAGCTGCGGGCGCGCGTGGCCGCCCTGGAGCGCGAGGTCGCGCGCCGGGAGGAGTTCATCCAACGTGTGATCACCTCTCGGCCCTATCGGGTTTGGCGCGCGCTCAAGCGAGCGTGCGGCCGCGGCCACCAGGGCCTGCGTTGTCCGCCGGTGGAAGCGCCCGCTCCCCGGCCCGTCGCGCCGCCGCCCGCGGCTGCGCCCGCTCCTGTCGGCAGCCCCCGGCGCACGCCGAGCCGCGGCGAACTCGGCCTCAGGCTGAGCGGCGTGGGAGTGGACATCAGCCCCCTGCACAGCCCGGTCGCAACCGACCCGCAGCGCAGCCGGGTTTACTATGTGGACCGCCTCGAAGCGGAGCAGATACGCCGCCACTACCCGAACATGGTCGAGCGCGGGTTAGTCATGCCCGACGTGGTGTGCGATGGCGGGGCGGGCCTGGCGTTTGGCGACTCGACTCTCAATTTCATCATTGCGAGCCATCTGCTGGAGCATGTGCACGATCCCATCGGCGCCTTGCGGGCGTGGCATCGGGCGCTGCGTCCGGGCGGCCATCTGCTGATGGTCGTGCCCGACCCCGGCAGGTGCGCCGACCGGTCGCGTTTGGTCACCCCCATTGACCACCTCATCGCCGATCACGAGGCGCCGTCGGCAGAGCGCGATCTTGAGCACTTCCGGGAGTGGGCGCAATTCTGGGACAAGTGCGCCGACGGCCTGGCCATCGAGGCGCGGGCGCGCAAACTGGTCGAAATGGGATACGCGATCCACTACCACGACTGGTCGGCAGCGACCCTGGCGCAGGCCATGCAGTGCGTGCAAGAGCGCTACGGCTGCCACTGGCGCGGACTGGTGATACCGGACGTCGCCAGCGCGGAGGGGTTCGTCGGCTTGTGGGAGAAACTGGGCTCCGCGTCGGGATGA
- a CDS encoding phosphotransferase, with amino-acid sequence MLYSAAAFAIAFVLALVGTAVLRRRFGDFVSREAKPGKEKIHRLFPKPRKPLGGGASMMVAFAVGALVAARMRGDAPRGIEAVISVIAGAWLFAAIGMTDDLRKARGLGLSERAKLLLQIGLGLGLGLYLKLRLSDGQVYVPLAGHYLELGWLYVPFAAVVIIATSNAVNLTDGVDGLAAGSVAIAGVAYFLVGLIGSSLVQLTAPALVGACLGFLVFNYPPARVIMGDTGALGLGAALAMMALVSLSEWTLVLIGGVFVIDALSVILQTGTVKVARGPLQLLRHRTGEPWRPFLCTPLHHHFQWLGWREGRILALFWGTGLGLALLGVLDYRLRADWLWVIGLALMGAFLGGAAWHKVARANFFLGLMPADDGEELLALFRGVPLRVLGRALYRCWRVTPIVGRAMGPVAAENLWRPLGEIEAGILLGKVYGEHKLYDQALAEWEQVPVRNLVLRRDVALRLARIYYARNRILDAVRLWEMLPAGADEAGGLGAVVARAKARLADLAGKSYRQAMRSRERGELAQARRLNQDLLELLVYEREKMEAPGGQARSPQDDRRRNLFRRMERAVLRRIADLDQRLQAPEDAAPPRPALPQCDERTRTIARRLGLSGEQFAQAFSACPYGTPRARWCEEVPGASRNEIYRLDAQWAGPATIIAKCYDPARIRFFAACYRREAEVVRLLHEYGCAVPEFYGGALNRRRAVGFFEDLGPATLAQRLGEVGREQRVRVLERAVEAVAAMHATARRHLPRLREEILRIDKEALSERYYMDAFKIALGRLLELARADLSVDEWGIIEGQFREVAAMLATQPRTFIHFELTPHHLALRGAAFVAFDFEQATIGPPEFDVVALLRSPDSDLTEPEVQRLLGRYHEAVAKAETEPLPPGAPAAADYAALFKGLSYAGAAANFARKFGAEAWLGRLRWYLDDWSAVALRTSALADTAHIVRSRLESMLPPANPDQL; translated from the coding sequence ATGCTCTATTCCGCAGCCGCATTCGCTATAGCCTTCGTCCTCGCCCTCGTGGGCACCGCCGTGCTCCGGCGGCGCTTCGGGGATTTCGTCTCGCGCGAGGCCAAGCCGGGCAAGGAGAAGATCCACCGCCTGTTCCCCAAGCCGCGCAAGCCTCTCGGCGGCGGCGCGAGCATGATGGTCGCATTCGCCGTCGGTGCGCTGGTCGCGGCGCGCATGCGCGGCGACGCGCCGCGGGGAATCGAGGCGGTCATCTCGGTCATCGCCGGCGCGTGGCTGTTCGCCGCCATCGGCATGACCGATGATCTGCGCAAGGCTCGGGGACTGGGCCTGTCCGAGCGCGCCAAGCTGCTACTGCAGATCGGCCTCGGCCTGGGGCTGGGGCTCTACCTGAAGCTGCGCCTGTCGGACGGGCAGGTCTATGTGCCGCTCGCCGGTCACTACCTCGAGCTGGGCTGGCTTTACGTGCCCTTCGCCGCGGTCGTCATCATCGCCACCTCCAATGCCGTCAACCTCACCGACGGCGTGGACGGCCTGGCGGCGGGGAGCGTGGCGATCGCGGGGGTGGCGTACTTCCTGGTCGGCCTCATCGGCAGCTCGCTGGTGCAATTGACGGCGCCGGCGCTCGTCGGCGCATGCCTGGGCTTCCTGGTATTCAACTATCCCCCGGCGCGGGTGATCATGGGTGATACGGGAGCGCTGGGCCTGGGGGCGGCGCTGGCGATGATGGCGCTAGTGTCGCTGAGCGAATGGACCTTGGTCCTGATCGGCGGCGTGTTCGTGATAGACGCCCTCTCGGTCATCCTGCAAACGGGGACGGTCAAGGTGGCGCGGGGGCCGCTGCAGCTTTTGCGCCATCGCACCGGCGAGCCGTGGCGGCCGTTCCTGTGCACTCCGCTGCACCATCACTTCCAGTGGCTGGGATGGCGCGAGGGGCGCATCCTGGCGCTGTTCTGGGGCACGGGCTTGGGGCTGGCGCTGCTGGGGGTGCTGGACTACCGGCTGCGGGCGGACTGGCTGTGGGTCATCGGGCTGGCCCTGATGGGCGCCTTTCTCGGCGGGGCGGCGTGGCACAAGGTGGCGCGCGCCAATTTCTTCCTGGGGCTGATGCCGGCGGACGACGGCGAGGAACTGCTGGCCCTGTTCCGGGGAGTGCCGCTGCGGGTGCTGGGACGCGCGCTCTATCGGTGCTGGCGGGTGACGCCGATCGTGGGCCGCGCGATGGGGCCGGTGGCGGCGGAGAATCTGTGGCGGCCGTTGGGAGAGATCGAGGCCGGGATCCTGCTGGGCAAGGTTTACGGTGAGCACAAGCTCTACGACCAGGCGCTGGCGGAGTGGGAGCAGGTGCCCGTGCGCAACCTGGTGTTGCGCCGCGACGTGGCCCTGCGGCTGGCGCGGATCTACTACGCGCGCAATCGCATCCTCGACGCGGTGCGACTGTGGGAGATGCTGCCCGCGGGTGCGGACGAGGCCGGCGGCCTGGGCGCCGTGGTGGCGCGCGCGAAGGCGCGGCTGGCGGACCTGGCGGGCAAGTCCTACCGGCAGGCCATGCGCTCGCGCGAGCGGGGCGAACTCGCCCAGGCGCGGCGGCTCAACCAGGACCTGCTGGAGCTGCTGGTGTACGAACGCGAGAAGATGGAGGCGCCGGGCGGGCAGGCGCGGTCGCCGCAGGACGACCGCCGGCGCAATCTCTTCAGGCGCATGGAGCGGGCGGTGCTGCGCCGCATCGCCGACCTCGACCAGCGGCTGCAGGCGCCGGAGGACGCAGCGCCGCCGCGACCGGCGCTGCCGCAGTGTGACGAACGCACGCGAACGATAGCGCGCCGGCTCGGGCTCAGCGGCGAGCAGTTCGCGCAGGCGTTCAGCGCCTGCCCTTACGGCACGCCGCGGGCGCGCTGGTGCGAGGAGGTGCCGGGGGCCTCGCGCAACGAGATCTACCGCCTCGACGCGCAGTGGGCGGGGCCGGCGACAATCATCGCCAAGTGCTACGATCCCGCGCGCATCCGCTTCTTCGCGGCCTGTTACCGGCGCGAGGCGGAGGTGGTGCGACTGCTGCACGAGTACGGGTGCGCGGTGCCGGAGTTCTACGGCGGCGCGCTCAACCGGCGACGGGCGGTGGGGTTCTTCGAGGACCTGGGGCCGGCGACCTTAGCTCAGCGGCTGGGCGAGGTCGGGCGCGAGCAGCGCGTGCGCGTGCTGGAGCGCGCGGTGGAGGCAGTGGCAGCCATGCACGCCACCGCCCGCCGCCACCTGCCGCGGCTGCGGGAGGAGATCCTGCGCATTGACAAAGAGGCGCTGAGCGAGCGCTACTACATGGACGCATTCAAGATCGCGCTGGGGCGACTGCTGGAGCTGGCGCGGGCGGACCTATCGGTGGATGAGTGGGGCATCATCGAGGGGCAGTTCAGGGAGGTGGCAGCCATGCTGGCGACTCAACCCAGGACCTTCATCCACTTCGAGTTGACGCCGCACCACCTCGCGCTGCGCGGGGCCGCCTTCGTCGCCTTTGACTTCGAGCAGGCCACCATCGGCCCGCCGGAATTCGACGTGGTGGCGCTGCTGCGCTCCCCCGACAGCGACCTGACGGAGCCCGAGGTGCAGCGTTTGCTCGGGCGCTACCACGAGGCGGTCGCCAAGGCCGAGACCGAGCCGCTTCCCCCCGGCGCCCCCGCGGCCGCCGACTACGCGGCGCTGTTCAAGGGTTTGAGCTACGCCGGGGCCGCCGCCAATTTCGCGCGCAAGTTCGGCGCCGAGGCATGGCTGGGGCGGCTGCGCTGGTACCTCGATGACTGGTCGGCGGTCGCGCTCCGCACCTCCGCGCTCGCCGACACGGCGCACATCGTGCGCTCACGCCTGGAGTCCATGCTGCCCCCCGCCAACCCGGATCAGTTATGA
- a CDS encoding glycosyltransferase, with translation MRILILVHAFPPEMQAGAELATFHLARRLRARHEVVVAYVSNVARDHDHITTGTYADVPVIRLHSRPRPERAMAMGLVHPALEHLLLEAVRAFRPEVVHVQHAIRSSANVLFRLKAAGLPVVLTLHDFWFLCPRINLFRPDGSLCAGPQGGKACVPAGCYPGNAWFDPYADREPAPAVVAPAPAAPSSPPPASRFSRLVGAIPRPLKALAPPGLKHRLASRFGAPTPVPSPLVPSPAPAAPPPAPDPRDAMFMEDRARFMFDALGAPDHIISPSAHLRQRFVEHGAAPEQISVIRNVVDVAGFGRVGLPPPAPPVVFGYIGTLWPHKGVQVLIEAANRLAPEAARLLIVGKGEARYEENLRRHARNPAIEFLGEVPAENVPEIYERLHALVLPSICYDNWPVTMQEAVAARRPIIASDIGGMAEALKHERNALLFAAGDAEALHKQLVRVVEDPQALARFADNLPPPDDPEQSTAAHEAVYRRLVEEAQRR, from the coding sequence ATGCGCATCCTGATTCTGGTGCACGCGTTCCCGCCGGAAATGCAGGCGGGGGCGGAACTGGCTACGTTTCATCTCGCCCGGCGGCTGCGGGCGCGCCACGAGGTGGTGGTCGCCTACGTCAGCAATGTCGCTCGCGACCACGACCACATCACGACCGGTACCTACGCAGACGTACCGGTGATCCGTCTTCACTCCCGCCCGCGCCCGGAGCGAGCGATGGCGATGGGCCTGGTGCATCCGGCGCTGGAGCATCTGCTGCTGGAGGCGGTGCGCGCCTTTCGCCCCGAGGTGGTGCACGTCCAGCACGCGATCCGGTCATCAGCCAATGTGCTGTTTCGCCTTAAGGCGGCGGGCTTGCCGGTGGTGTTGACCCTGCACGACTTCTGGTTCCTGTGCCCGCGCATCAATCTCTTCCGCCCGGACGGATCGCTGTGCGCCGGCCCGCAGGGCGGCAAAGCCTGCGTGCCCGCCGGCTGTTATCCGGGCAACGCCTGGTTCGACCCGTACGCGGACCGGGAGCCGGCGCCGGCCGTCGTTGCTCCCGCGCCGGCAGCGCCGTCCTCTCCGCCTCCTGCGAGCCGATTCTCGCGCCTGGTGGGTGCGATCCCGCGCCCGCTGAAGGCGCTGGCGCCGCCCGGGTTGAAGCACCGTCTCGCCTCGCGGTTCGGTGCGCCCACGCCCGTTCCCTCCCCGTTGGTGCCGTCCCCGGCTCCCGCAGCCCCGCCGCCGGCGCCCGATCCCCGCGATGCCATGTTCATGGAGGACCGGGCGCGATTCATGTTCGACGCGCTGGGCGCGCCGGATCACATCATCTCGCCCAGCGCCCACCTGCGTCAGCGATTCGTCGAGCACGGGGCCGCGCCGGAACAGATCAGCGTGATCCGAAATGTCGTCGACGTCGCCGGATTCGGTCGCGTGGGCCTGCCGCCGCCAGCCCCCCCGGTCGTCTTTGGCTACATCGGCACCCTGTGGCCGCACAAGGGCGTGCAGGTCCTGATCGAGGCCGCCAATCGCCTGGCGCCGGAGGCCGCCCGCCTCCTCATCGTCGGCAAGGGCGAGGCCCGCTATGAGGAGAACCTGCGCCGCCACGCCCGGAATCCCGCCATCGAGTTTCTGGGCGAGGTGCCGGCCGAGAACGTCCCGGAGATCTACGAGCGCTTACACGCGCTGGTGCTGCCCTCCATCTGCTACGATAACTGGCCGGTGACCATGCAGGAGGCGGTCGCCGCGCGGCGGCCGATCATCGCCTCCGATATCGGCGGCATGGCGGAGGCGCTGAAGCACGAGCGCAATGCCCTGCTGTTTGCGGCGGGGGACGCGGAGGCGCTCCACAAGCAGCTTGTGCGGGTGGTGGAAGACCCCCAGGCACTGGCCCGATTCGCCGACAACCTCCCGCCCCCCGACGACCCCGAGCAGTCCACTGCCGCTCACGAGGCAGTATATCGCAGGCTGGTTGAAGAGGCGCAGAGGCGATAA